In the genome of Paramisgurnus dabryanus chromosome 18, PD_genome_1.1, whole genome shotgun sequence, one region contains:
- the LOC141281031 gene encoding GTPase IMAP family member 4-like, protein MSDQRTKQDGAVQESFKISDSNNKLSEIRIVLIGGRDVFGRNESGKSSVGNIILGKDAFVVGRRTARSVQASANVHGRHVTVVDTPGWWWHYLAENTPKFDLLEIMRSPTLCSPGPHAFLLVIPVDCSFDREYGLGLEKHLEFFSETVWNHIIVLFSSIAPHDDTSLKNHLKKCPDFKKLLSRCQNRYHVLDIHERHDSFQVIALLEKIEKMMAINNGQSFKISKKFTLEEKRDDSIREQTTQRIPAVKRKKSELDAHIRGRKFFIAYSR, encoded by the exons ATGTCAGATCAAAGGACAAAGCAAGACGGAGCAGTGCAGGAGAGCTTCAAAATATCTGATTCCA acaacAAACTCTCTGAGATAAGAATTGTGTTGATTGGGGGTCGAGATGTGTTTGGAAGAAATGAAAGTGGAAAAAGTTCAGTAGGAAACATCATTCTGGGAAAAGATGCTTTTGTTGTTGGAAGAAGAACAGCACGATCTGTTCAAGCTTCAGCAAATGTACATGGACGACATGTGACTGTGGTTGACACACCAGGCTGGTGGTGGCATTACCTTGCGGAAAACACTCCAAAGTTTGATTTACTGGAAATAATGAGAAGTCCAACACTATGTTCTCCAGGACCTCATGCATTCCTTCTGGTCATTCCTGTAGATTGCTCTTTTGATAGAGAGTATGGCTTAGGTTTAGAGAAGCATCTGGAGTTTTTCTCTGAGACTGTCTGGAATCACATTATTGTGTTGTTCAGCTCTATTGCTCCACATGATgatacatctttaaaaaatcatcTTAAAAAGTGCCCAGACTTTAAAAAACTTTTGAGCAGGTGTCAGAACAGATATCATGTACTTGACATTCATGAAAGGCATGACAGTTTTCAAGTGATTGCTTTGctggaaaaaattgagaaaatgATGGCAATAAACAATGGGCAAAGttttaaaatatccaaaaagtTCACTTTAGAGGAAAAGAGAGACGATTCAATAAGAGAACAAACCACTCAGAGAATTCCTGCTGTGAAAAGAAAAAAGTCTGAGCTGGATGCACACATCAGAGGTAGGAAATTCTTTATTGCATACAGCAGATAG
- the LOC135721697 gene encoding GTPase IMAP family member 8, with translation MCGLSQYLGNPQVELGRVQKLSLYLRNDKQHLTDIQILMLGGIHVGKTSTGNLIIGKEVFKVKVSGKTTWRNTMSCTVGQAEVHDRQLTVVDTPGWHYNHSLEKTPEIDKLEIRRSVYLCPPGPHVILLIVSVVTAFNRHVRRGVEEHMSLLGKNVWSHTIVLFTWGDWLGDTTIEERIEAEGEHLQWLLEQCGYRYHVFNCKLHTDSTQVTELLEKIEEMVMENNGLPFVPPMNENPFTEYNLKMKTAKTNMMKVMRQRDIFQELLKERKYNLSNVRIVLFGEKGAGKSTSGNNILHGYFFDQKGYQISDTHPFTRQCVLKQKQIGGCQISVVDTPGWSTSTVENAKEILRSVTVCSPGPHAFLLVLPVYKPFTKQNQEAVTDLMRLFGENVWRHTIILFNTGYCQIYRPVEEYIACEGEALQELVRKCGNRYHVIENDWSNRSQITNLLKMIELMVAKNRGEYFTLEKKENKPTSAALKTLTEEEWMKREDELIDRVLKAVVVDLEEESRQPTHRRESFNGAIPSMSGDSGFSDVNSLYGVDALNSAFKVSQWLRHPGYEATSPAYDTMSTVSSSRYQKMENVKDDIPVPKHPADDMKSVSNMQIK, from the exons ATGTGCGGGTTGTCCCAATACCTGGGTAACCCGCAGGTCGAGTTGGGGCGGGTGCAGAAATTGTCACTTTATTTGCGAA ATGATAAACAGCAtctgactgatatacaaatCCTAATGCTTGGAGGAATACATGTTGGAAAGACTTCTACAGGCAACCTCATTATAGGCAAAGAGgtttttaaagttaaagttagtgGGAAAACAACATGGCGCAATACCATGTCCTGCACAGTTGGTCAGGCTGAAGTACATGACAGGCAGCTGACTGTGGTCGACACCCCAGGCTGGCACTACAATCACTCTCTTGAAAAGACACCAGAAATTGACAAACTTGAGATTAGACGTAGTGTCTATCTATGTCCTCCAGGTCCACATGTGATTCTGTTAATTGTTTCAGTTGTCACAGCATTTAACAGGCACGTACGCAGAGGAGTGGAAGAACACATGAGTCTTTTAGGGAAGAATGTCTGGAGTCATACAATTGTGTTGTTTACCTGGGGAGATTGGCTTGGAGATACAACTATTGAGGAACGTATTGAGGCAGAAGGAGAGCATCTACAGTGGCTATTGGAACAATGTGGATACAGATATCATGTTTTTAACTGTAAGTTACACACTGACAGCACACAAGTCACAGAACTCCTTGAGAAGATCGAGGAAATGGTTATGGAGAACAACGGCCTTCCCTTTGTACCACCAATGAATGAGAATCCATTCACTGAGTATAACCTCAAGATGAAAACAGCCAAAACAAATATGATGAAAGTGATGAGACAAAGAGATATCTTTCAAGAACTGCTAAAGG AAAGGAAATACAATCTCTCAAATGTGAGGATTGTGCTTTTCGGAGAAAAAGGAGCTGGAAAGAGCACTTCTGGAAACAACATTCTGCATGGATATTTTTTTGATCAAAAG GGTTATCAGATCAGTGACACACATCCATTCACAAGACAATGTGTGTTGAAACAGAAGCAAATTGGGGGATGTCAAATATCTGTGGTGGACACACCAGGCTGGTCCACATCAACTGTAGAAAATGCTAAAGAAATTTTACGCAGCgtcacagtttgttctccagGTCCACATGCATTCCTGCTAGTGTTACCTGTTTATAAGCCATTTACAAAACAAAATCAGGAAGCAGTGACCGACCTAATGAGGCTTTTTGGGGAGAATGTCTGGAGACATACTATAATATTATTCAATACAGGATACTGTCAGATATACAGACCAGTTGAAGAATATATTGCATGTGAGGGAGAAGCTCTGCAAGAATTGGTAAGAAAGTGTGGAAACCGATATCATGTGATAGAGAACGACTGGAGTAACAGATCTCAGATCACAAATTTGCTCAAGATGATTGAACTGATGGTGGCAAAAAACAGAGGTGAATACTTCACTctggaaaagaaagaaaataagcCAACATCAGCAGCCCTCAAGACACTGACTGAAGAAGAGTGGATGAAACGTGAGGATGAACTTATAGACAGGGTGTTGAAAGCAGTAGTGGTGGATCTCGAAGAAGAATCCAGACAGCCAACTCACAGAAGAGAAAGCTTCAATGGTGCAATCCCAAGCA TGAGTGGAGATTCTGGATTTTCTGATGTCAACAGTTTATATGGAGTTGATGCACTCAATTCTGCTTTTAAAGTGTCTCAATGGCTCAGACACCCAGGATATGAGGCAACATCACCTGCATATGACACCATGAGCACTGTATCCAGTTCTCGATATCAGAAGATGGAGAATGTCAAAGATGATATTCCAGTGCCCAAACACCCAGCAGACGATATGAAATCTGTTAGTAATATGCAGATAAAATAA